The following proteins are co-located in the Helicobacter pylori genome:
- the infC gene encoding translation initiation factor IF-3, which translates to MSRNEALLNGDINFKEVRCVGDNGEVYGIISSKEAFNIAQNLGLDLVLISANAKPPVCKVMDYNKFRYQNEKKIKEAKKKQKQIEIKEIKLSTQIAQNDINYKVKHAREFIEANKHVKFKVVLKGRESQNSKAGLDVLLRVQTMMEDLANPEKEPKTEGRFVSWMFVPKAKEAPKNEKKTKENNPPFNRINLMKGENHAKNED; encoded by the coding sequence TTGAGTAGGAACGAAGCGTTGTTAAACGGAGACATTAATTTTAAAGAAGTGCGTTGCGTGGGTGATAATGGCGAAGTGTATGGGATCATTTCCTCCAAAGAAGCGTTCAATATCGCTCAAAATTTAGGTTTGGATTTGGTTTTGATTTCAGCGAACGCGAAACCTCCCGTGTGTAAGGTGATGGATTACAATAAATTCCGCTACCAGAATGAAAAGAAAATCAAGGAAGCCAAGAAAAAGCAAAAACAAATTGAAATCAAAGAGATCAAGCTTTCCACTCAGATCGCGCAAAACGATATTAACTATAAAGTCAAGCATGCGAGAGAATTTATTGAAGCCAATAAGCATGTCAAATTCAAGGTGGTTTTAAAGGGTAGGGAGAGCCAAAATTCAAAAGCCGGGCTTGATGTGCTTTTGAGAGTCCAAACAATGATGGAAGATTTAGCCAACCCTGAAAAAGAGCCAAAAACTGAGGGGCGTTTTGTTTCGTGGATGTTTGTGCCTAAGGCTAAAGAAGCCCCCAAAAACGAAAAGAAAACCAAAGAAAATAACCCGCCTTTTAATCGTATTAACCTTATGAAAGGAGAAAATCATGCCAAAAATGAAGACTAA
- a CDS encoding DUF874 family protein encodes MESVKTGKTNKVGKNTETADTKANKETHFKQANAITNTIRSIGGFFTKIAKKVRELVKKHPKKSEAALVVLTHVACKEAKELDDKVQDKSKQAEKENQINWWKYSGLTIATSLLLAACSAGDTDKQIELEQEKQEANKSGIELEQERQKTEQERQKTNKSEIELEQERQKTNKSGIELANSQIKAEQERQKTEQEKQKANKSEIELEQQKQKTINTQRDLIKEQKDFIKETEQNCQEKHGQLFIKKARIKTGITTGIAIEIEAECKTPKPTKTNQTPIQPKHLPNSKQPRSQRGSKAQELIAYLQKELESLPYSQKAIARQVDFYKPSSIAYLELDPRDFSVTEEWQKENLKIRSKAQAKMLEMRHLKPDPQAHLSTSQSLLLVQKIFADINKEIKVVANTEKKVEKAGYGYSKRV; translated from the coding sequence ATGGAATCAGTAAAAACAGGAAAAACAAATAAAGTTGGCAAAAACACAGAGACAGCTGACACAAAGGCAAATAAAGAGACTCATTTTAAACAAGCGAACGCCATTACAAATACGATCAGATCAATTGGTGGATTTTTTACAAAGATCGCAAAGAAAGTTAGAGAACTTGTAAAAAAACACCCCAAGAAAAGCGAGGCGGCATTAGTAGTATTGACCCATGTTGCGTGCAAGGAAGCGAAAGAATTGGACGATAAAGTCCAAGATAAATCCAAACAAGCTGAAAAAGAAAATCAAATCAATTGGTGGAAATATTCAGGATTAACAATAGCGACAAGTTTATTATTAGCCGCTTGTAGCGCTGGTGATACTGATAAACAGATAGAGTTAGAACAAGAAAAACAGGAGGCAAATAAGAGTGGGATAGAGTTAGAACAAGAAAGACAGAAAACAGAACAAGAAAGACAGAAGACAAATAAGAGTGAGATAGAGTTAGAACAAGAAAGACAGAAAACAAACAAGAGTGGGATAGAACTCGCTAATAGTCAAATAAAAGCAGAACAAGAAAGACAAAAGACAGAACAAGAAAAACAAAAAGCAAATAAGAGTGAGATAGAGTTAGAACAGCAAAAACAAAAGACAATTAATACACAAAGAGATTTGATTAAAGAACAGAAAGATTTCATTAAAGAAACAGAACAAAATTGCCAAGAAAAACATGGCCAATTGTTTATTAAAAAAGCAAGAATTAAGACCGGTATTACTACTGGTATTGCTATAGAAATAGAAGCTGAATGCAAAACCCCTAAACCCACAAAAACCAATCAAACCCCTATCCAGCCAAAACACCTCCCAAACTCTAAACAACCCCGCTCTCAAAGAGGATCAAAAGCGCAAGAGCTTATAGCTTATTTGCAAAAAGAGCTGGAATCTCTGCCCTATTCACAAAAAGCTATCGCTAGACAAGTGGATTTTTATAAACCAAGTTCTATCGCTTATTTAGAATTAGACCCTAGAGATTTTAGTGTTACAGAAGAATGGCAAAAAGAAAATTTAAAAATACGCTCTAAAGCTCAAGCTAAAATGCTTGAAATGAGGCATTTAAAACCAGACCCACAAGCCCACCTTTCAACCTCTCAAAGCCTTTTGCTCGTTCAAAAAATATTTGCTGATATCAATAAAGAAATAAAAGTAGTTGCTAATACCGAGAAAAAAGTAGAAAAAGCGGGTTATGGTTATAGTAAAAGGGTGTAG
- a CDS encoding DUF1104 domain-containing protein, translating into MKKLAFSLLFAGTFLGLFLNASDFKSMDNKQLLEQAGKVAPSEVPEFRAEVNKRLKAMKEEERKNYKADFKKAMDKNLASLSQEDRNKRKKEILEVIANKKKTMTMKEYRQMGLDLHDCTCEGPFHDHEKKGKKGKKPSHHQH; encoded by the coding sequence ATGAAAAAATTGGCGTTTTCTTTATTATTTGCAGGGACTTTTTTGGGGCTTTTTTTGAATGCGAGCGATTTTAAGAGCATGGATAATAAGCAACTATTAGAGCAAGCAGGGAAAGTTGCTCCTAGCGAAGTTCCAGAGTTTCGTGCAGAAGTCAATAAGCGATTAAAAGCGATGAAAGAAGAAGAGCGTAAAAATTATAAAGCGGATTTTAAGAAAGCGATGGATAAAAATTTAGCTTCTTTAAGCCAAGAAGATCGCAACAAGCGTAAAAAAGAAATTCTTGAAGTCATTGCTAATAAAAAGAAAACAATGACGATGAAAGAATACCGCCAAATGGGGCTAGATTTGCATGATTGCACATGTGAAGGCCCTTTTCATGATCATGAGAAAAAGGGAAAAAAAGGCAAAAAACCAAGCCATCATCAGCATTAA
- a CDS encoding L-serine ammonia-lyase produces the protein MASFSILSIFKIGVGPSSSHTIGPMEAGARFCGLLKGVLEQVERVQITLHGSLALTGKGHLSDEAVLIGLHGIYANELDITTKKALLHEVFENKALKLANQHHIPFNYAKDLIFDNKPLARHQNALILKAFNAKNEVLKEETYYSVGGGFVYTEKELDNLSEEGGNESVAYDFSSAKELLELCQKHQKSIAEIVRLRENALKNCPDATMTKIYHAMLECYYNGANSKERYLPGSLKVTRLAPSVKTRLEKHPTSGKDPLALIDYISLYARAIAEENASGGKVVTAPTNGACAVVPSVLLYAKNHLFENLSQKSINDFLLTSAAIGYLYKKNASLSGAEAGCQAEIGVASSMAAGGLAYLCQATTQQVLIASEIAMEHHLGLTCDPVGGLVQIPCIERNVLGAIKAISASKLALEDEYKPKVSLDEVIATMYATGKDMNEKYKETSLGGLAKTLKC, from the coding sequence ATGGCTAGTTTTTCTATTTTATCCATTTTTAAAATCGGCGTTGGGCCTAGCTCTTCACACACCATAGGGCCTATGGAAGCGGGAGCGAGATTTTGCGGGTTGTTAAAAGGCGTTTTAGAGCAGGTTGAACGCGTTCAAATCACCTTGCATGGCTCATTAGCCTTAACCGGCAAAGGGCATTTGAGCGATGAGGCGGTTTTAATTGGCTTGCATGGCATCTATGCTAACGAATTAGATATAACAACCAAAAAAGCCTTATTGCATGAGGTGTTTGAAAACAAAGCTTTAAAACTCGCTAACCAGCATCATATCCCTTTTAATTATGCTAAAGATTTGATTTTTGACAACAAACCTTTAGCCAGACACCAAAACGCTCTCATTCTAAAAGCTTTTAACGCTAAAAATGAGGTTTTAAAGGAAGAGACTTATTATTCTGTTGGTGGAGGGTTTGTCTATACTGAAAAAGAATTAGACAACTTGTCTGAAGAGGGCGGGAATGAAAGCGTTGCTTATGATTTTTCAAGCGCTAAGGAATTGCTAGAATTGTGCCAAAAACACCAAAAAAGCATCGCTGAAATCGTGCGTTTGAGAGAAAACGCCCTCAAAAACTGCCCTGATGCAACGATGACTAAAATTTATCATGCGATGCTTGAGTGTTATTATAATGGGGCTAATTCTAAAGAAAGGTATCTGCCTGGTTCTTTGAAAGTAACACGATTAGCCCCAAGCGTTAAAACGCGCTTAGAAAAACACCCCACAAGCGGGAAAGACCCCTTAGCGCTGATTGATTACATTTCGCTTTACGCTCGCGCCATTGCTGAAGAAAACGCTAGTGGAGGCAAGGTGGTAACCGCCCCCACTAATGGAGCGTGCGCGGTGGTGCCAAGTGTGCTTTTATACGCTAAAAACCATTTGTTTGAAAATTTATCGCAAAAATCTATCAATGATTTTTTACTCACTAGTGCGGCGATTGGCTATCTTTACAAGAAAAACGCTTCCTTGAGCGGCGCAGAAGCGGGGTGTCAGGCTGAAATTGGCGTGGCAAGCTCTATGGCTGCAGGAGGGTTAGCCTATTTGTGCCAAGCGACCACGCAACAGGTTTTGATCGCTAGTGAAATCGCTATGGAGCACCATTTAGGATTGACATGCGATCCGGTGGGGGGCTTGGTGCAAATCCCTTGCATTGAGCGCAATGTTTTAGGGGCGATTAAAGCGATCAGCGCTTCTAAACTAGCCTTAGAAGATGAATACAAGCCTAAAGTGAGCCTAGATGAAGTGATCGCCACGATGTATGCGACCGGAAAAGACATGAATGAAAAATACAAAGAAACTTCGTTAGGGGGATTAGCCAAAACCTTAAAATGCTAA
- a CDS encoding outer membrane protein: protein MKKSVIVGAVSLAMTSLLSAETPKQEKAIKTSPTKKGERNAAFIGIDYQLGMLSTTAQNCSHGNCNGNQSGAYGSNTPNMPTASNPTGGLTHGALGTRGYKGLSNQQYAINGFGFVVGYKHFFKKSPQFGMRYYGFFDFASSYYKYYTYNDYGMRDARKGSQNFMFGYGAGTDVLFNPAIFNRENLHFGFFVGVAIGGTSWGPTNYYFKDLADEYRGSFHPSNFQVLVNGGIRLGTKHQGFEIGLKIQTIRNNYYTASADNVPEGTTYRFTFHRPYAFYWRYIVSF, encoded by the coding sequence ATGAAGAAATCTGTTATAGTAGGTGCTGTCTCTCTAGCAATGACAAGCTTATTGTCAGCAGAGACCCCTAAGCAAGAAAAAGCTATTAAGACTAGCCCTACCAAAAAAGGTGAAAGAAATGCTGCTTTTATAGGGATTGATTACCAGTTGGGTATGCTTAGCACTACCGCTCAAAATTGTTCCCATGGGAATTGTAATGGTAATCAAAGTGGGGCTTATGGCTCTAATACGCCTAACATGCCTACAGCGTCAAACCCAACAGGAGGTCTTACTCATGGTGCTCTAGGGACTCGTGGGTATAAGGGCTTAAGCAACCAACAATACGCTATCAATGGTTTTGGGTTTGTTGTAGGGTATAAGCATTTTTTTAAGAAATCCCCGCAATTTGGAATGCGTTATTACGGATTCTTTGATTTTGCAAGCTCTTATTATAAGTATTACACTTATAATGATTATGGCATGAGAGACGCTCGCAAGGGTTCTCAAAATTTTATGTTTGGCTATGGGGCTGGCACAGATGTGTTGTTTAACCCGGCTATTTTCAATCGTGAGAACTTGCATTTTGGGTTTTTCGTTGGCGTTGCGATTGGTGGCACTTCTTGGGGTCCAACAAACTATTATTTTAAGGACCTAGCTGATGAATACAGAGGGAGTTTCCACCCATCAAATTTCCAGGTCTTAGTTAATGGTGGGATCCGATTAGGCACTAAACACCAAGGTTTTGAAATTGGCTTGAAAATCCAAACTATCCGCAACAATTATTATACCGCTAGTGCGGATAATGTGCCTGAAGGGACTACTTATAGATTCACCTTCCACCGCCCCTATGCCTTTTATTGGCGTTACATTGTAAGCTTTTAA
- a CDS encoding serine/threonine transporter, producing MVQEKAVPRDPKKLNLFDLRWIASLFGTAVGAGILFLPIRAGGHGIWAIVVMSAIIFPLTYLGHRALAYFIGSKDQEDITMVVRSHFGAQWGFLITLLYFLAIYPICLAYGVGITNVFDHFFTNQLHFTPFHRGLLAVVLVSLMMLVMVFNATIVTRICNALVYPLCLILLLFSLYLIPYWQGTNLFVVPSFKEFVLAIWLTLPVLVFSFNHSPIISTFTQNVGKEYGAFKEYKLNQIELGTSLMLLGFVMFFVFSCVMCLNADDFMKAREQNIPILSYFANTLNNPLINYAGPVVAFLAIFSSFFGHYYGAKEGLEGIIIQSLKLKKASKTLSVSVTIFLWLTITLVAYINPNILDFIENLGGPIIALILFVMPMIAFYSVSSLKRFRNFKVDIFVFVFGSLTALSVFLGLF from the coding sequence ATGGTACAAGAAAAAGCAGTTCCAAGAGATCCTAAAAAACTCAATTTGTTTGATTTGCGTTGGATAGCGTCTTTATTTGGCACGGCGGTGGGGGCTGGGATTTTATTTTTGCCTATTAGAGCCGGTGGGCATGGGATATGGGCTATTGTGGTGATGAGTGCGATCATCTTCCCTTTAACTTATCTGGGGCATAGAGCTTTGGCTTATTTCATAGGATCTAAAGATCAAGAAGACATTACCATGGTCGTTCGCTCTCATTTTGGTGCTCAATGGGGTTTTCTTATCACTTTGCTTTATTTCTTGGCGATTTATCCTATTTGTTTGGCTTATGGGGTGGGTATCACTAATGTGTTTGATCATTTTTTCACTAACCAGTTGCATTTCACGCCTTTTCATCGGGGCTTACTGGCTGTGGTGTTAGTTTCTTTAATGATGTTGGTGATGGTTTTTAACGCTACGATTGTGACACGCATTTGTAACGCTTTAGTGTATCCTTTATGCTTGATTTTATTGCTTTTTTCTTTGTATCTTATCCCTTATTGGCAAGGCACTAATCTTTTTGTGGTGCCAAGTTTTAAAGAATTTGTGTTAGCGATTTGGCTAACCTTACCGGTGCTTGTGTTTTCGTTCAACCATAGCCCCATTATTTCCACCTTCACTCAAAATGTGGGAAAAGAATACGGCGCTTTCAAAGAGTATAAACTCAATCAAATTGAATTAGGGACATCGCTGATGCTTTTAGGGTTTGTGATGTTTTTTGTGTTTTCGTGTGTCATGTGCTTGAATGCTGATGATTTTATGAAAGCAAGGGAACAAAATATCCCCATTTTAAGCTATTTTGCTAACACCCTAAACAACCCTTTAATCAATTATGCTGGGCCTGTGGTGGCTTTTTTAGCGATTTTTTCATCTTTTTTTGGGCATTATTATGGGGCTAAGGAGGGTTTAGAAGGCATAATCATTCAAAGCTTAAAATTGAAAAAAGCTTCTAAAACCTTGAGCGTGAGCGTAACGATTTTTTTATGGCTGACTATCACGCTTGTGGCTTATATTAACCCTAATATCTTGGATTTTATTGAGAATTTAGGCGGCCCCATTATCGCGCTCATTCTGTTTGTGATGCCCATGATAGCGTTTTATAGCGTTTCTAGTTTGAAGCGTTTTAGAAATTTCAAAGTGGATATTTTTGTGTTTGTCTTTGGGAGCTTAACGGCTTTGAGCGTATTTTTAGGACTATTTTAA
- the thrS gene encoding threonine--tRNA ligase has translation MSAELIAVYKDEQIIDLESAKVLGLSDGIKALKGSEPIFFDDSPLALEVIRHSCAHLLAQSLKALYPDAKFFVGPVVEEGFYYDFKTSSKISEEDLPKIEAKMKEFAKLKLAITKETLTREQALERFKGDELKHAVMSKISGDKFGVYQQGEFEDLCKGPHLPNTRFLNHFKLTKLAGAYLGGDENNEMLIRIYGIAFATKEGLKDYLFQIEEAKKRDHRKLGVELGLFSFDDEIGVGLPLWLPKGARLRKRIEDLLSQALLLRGYEPVKGPEILKSDVWKISGHYDNYKENMYFTTIDEQEYGIKPMNCVGHIKVYQSALHSYRDLPLRFYEYGVVHRHEKSGVLHGLLRVREFTQDDAHIFCSFEQIQSEVSAILDFTHKIMQAFDFSYEMELSTRPVKSIGDDEVWEKATNALKEALKEHRIDYKIDEGGGAFYGPKIDIKITDALKRKWQCGTIQVDMNLPERFKLAFTNERNHAEQPVMIHRAILGSFERFIAILSEHFGGNFPFFVAPTQIALIPINEEHHVFALKLKEALKKRDIFVEVLDKNDSLNKKVRLAEKQKIPMILVLGNEEVETEILSIRDREKQAQYKMPLKEFLSMVESKMQEVSF, from the coding sequence ATGAGTGCGGAACTGATTGCTGTTTATAAAGACGAGCAAATAATAGATTTAGAGAGTGCAAAAGTCTTAGGGCTGAGCGATGGGATTAAAGCGTTAAAAGGGAGTGAGCCGATATTTTTTGATGATTCGCCTTTGGCTTTAGAAGTGATCAGGCATTCATGCGCGCATTTGCTCGCGCAAAGCTTGAAAGCCCTTTATCCGGACGCGAAATTTTTTGTAGGCCCTGTGGTAGAAGAGGGGTTTTATTACGATTTTAAGACTTCTTCAAAAATCAGCGAAGAGGATTTGCCTAAAATTGAAGCGAAAATGAAAGAGTTTGCGAAGTTGAAACTCGCTATCACTAAAGAGACTTTAACCAGAGAGCAAGCTTTGGAGCGTTTTAAGGGCGATGAATTAAAGCATGCGGTCATGAGTAAAATCAGTGGCGATAAATTTGGCGTGTACCAACAAGGCGAGTTTGAAGATTTGTGTAAGGGACCGCACCTCCCAAACACTCGTTTTTTAAACCATTTCAAGCTCACTAAACTGGCTGGGGCTTATTTGGGTGGCGATGAAAACAATGAAATGCTCATTAGAATCTATGGCATCGCTTTTGCCACCAAAGAGGGCTTAAAAGACTATCTTTTCCAAATAGAAGAGGCGAAAAAACGAGATCACAGAAAGCTAGGCGTGGAGCTAGGGCTTTTTAGCTTTGATGATGAGATAGGGGTGGGCTTGCCTTTATGGCTGCCTAAAGGGGCAAGGCTCAGAAAACGCATTGAAGATTTATTGAGTCAAGCGTTGCTTTTAAGAGGCTATGAGCCGGTCAAAGGCCCTGAGATTTTAAAGAGCGATGTGTGGAAAATCAGCGGGCATTATGACAACTATAAAGAAAACATGTATTTCACCACGATTGATGAGCAAGAATACGGCATAAAGCCCATGAATTGCGTGGGGCATATTAAAGTCTATCAAAGCGCTTTACACAGCTATAGGGATTTGCCTTTAAGGTTTTATGAATACGGCGTGGTGCATCGGCATGAAAAAAGCGGCGTGTTGCATGGGCTTTTAAGGGTTAGGGAATTTACCCAAGACGATGCGCATATTTTTTGCTCTTTTGAACAGATCCAAAGCGAAGTGAGCGCGATTTTAGATTTTACGCATAAGATCATGCAAGCGTTTGATTTTAGCTATGAAATGGAATTATCCACAAGGCCGGTTAAATCCATAGGCGATGATGAAGTGTGGGAAAAGGCCACTAACGCTTTAAAAGAAGCCCTAAAAGAGCACCGCATTGATTATAAGATTGATGAAGGGGGAGGGGCTTTCTATGGGCCTAAGATTGACATTAAAATCACTGACGCTTTAAAGCGTAAATGGCAGTGCGGCACGATTCAAGTGGATATGAATTTGCCTGAACGCTTCAAGCTTGCTTTCACTAATGAGCGTAATCACGCTGAACAGCCGGTGATGATCCACAGAGCGATTTTAGGCTCGTTTGAAAGGTTTATTGCGATTTTGAGCGAACATTTTGGGGGGAATTTCCCTTTCTTTGTCGCGCCCACTCAAATCGCTCTCATTCCTATTAATGAAGAGCATCATGTTTTTGCTTTGAAATTAAAAGAGGCACTAAAAAAGCGCGATATTTTTGTAGAAGTGTTGGATAAAAACGACAGCTTGAATAAAAAGGTGCGCTTAGCCGAAAAGCAAAAAATCCCTATGATTTTAGTGTTAGGGAATGAAGAGGTGGAGACCGAAATTTTATCCATTAGAGACAGAGAAAAACAAGCTCAATATAAAATGCCCTTAAAGGAGTTTTTAAGTATGGTTGAATCTAAAATGCAAGAGGTTAGTTTTTGA
- the rpmI gene encoding 50S ribosomal protein L35 has protein sequence MPKMKTNRGASKRFKVKKNLIKRGSAFKSHILTKKSPKRKANLNAPKHVHHTNAHSVMSLLCRA, from the coding sequence ATGCCAAAAATGAAGACTAATCGTGGCGCGTCTAAGCGTTTCAAAGTTAAAAAAAACTTGATTAAGCGTGGTAGCGCTTTTAAAAGCCATATTTTGACTAAAAAAAGCCCCAAACGCAAAGCCAATCTAAACGCGCCAAAACATGTGCATCACACTAACGCGCATTCTGTCATGTCGTTGCTTTGCAGGGCTTGA
- the ppsA gene encoding pyruvate, water dikinase, producing MRYIKFFKELNNKNVNLVGGKNASIGEMFQELVPIGIKVPDGFAITSEAYWYLLEQGGAKQKIIELLENVDATEIDVLKIRSKQIRELIFGTPFPSDLRDEIFQAYEILSQQYNMKEADVAVRSSATAEDLPDASFAGQQDTYLNIKGKTELIHYIKSCLASLFTDRAISYRASRGFDHLKVALSVGVQKMVRADKGSAGVMFSIDTETGFKDAVFITSAWGLGENVVGGTINPDEFYVFKPTLEQNKRPIIKRQLGNKTQKMVYAPRGSEHPTRNIKTTKKEWQSFSLRDEDVLILAKYAIEIEKHYSKEAKQYRPMDIEWAKDGDSGEIFIVQARPETVQSQKSKEENQVFEKFKFKNPNEKKEIILQGRAIGSKIGSGKVRIINDLEHMNSFKEGEILVTDNTDPDWEPCMKKASAVITNRGGRTCHAAIVAREIGVPAIVGVSGATDSLYTGMEITVSCAEGEEGYVYAGIYEHEIERVELSNMQETQTKIYINIGNPEKAFGFSQLPNHGVGLARMEMIILNQIKAHPLALVDLHHKKSVKEKNEIENLMAGYANPKDFFVKKIAEGIGMISAAFYPKPVIVRTSDFKSNEYMRMLGGSSYEPNEENPMLGYRGASRYYSESYNEAFSWECEALALVREEMGLTNMKVMIPFLRTIEEGKKVLEILRKNNLESGKNGLEIYIMCELPVNVILADDFLSLFDGFSIGSNDLTQLTLGVDRDSELVSHVFDERNEAMLKMFKKAIEACKRHNKYCGICGQAPSDYPEVTEFLVKEGITSISLNPDSVIPTWNAVAKLEKELKEHGLT from the coding sequence GTGCGATATATCAAGTTTTTCAAAGAGTTGAACAATAAGAATGTGAATCTGGTTGGGGGCAAGAACGCTAGCATTGGCGAGATGTTTCAAGAATTAGTGCCAATTGGCATTAAAGTGCCTGATGGCTTTGCGATCACTAGCGAAGCGTATTGGTATCTTTTAGAGCAAGGGGGGGCTAAACAAAAAATCATAGAGCTTTTAGAAAATGTTGATGCCACCGAAATTGATGTGTTAAAAATCCGCTCCAAACAAATCAGAGAGCTTATTTTTGGCACGCCTTTTCCTAGCGATTTGAGGGATGAGATTTTTCAAGCTTATGAGATTTTAAGCCAACAATACAACATGAAAGAAGCCGATGTGGCTGTAAGGAGTTCCGCTACTGCAGAAGATTTGCCGGACGCTTCTTTTGCCGGGCAGCAAGACACTTATTTAAACATTAAGGGTAAAACAGAATTGATCCACTATATCAAATCCTGTTTAGCGTCGCTTTTTACCGATAGAGCGATTAGTTATAGAGCGAGTCGTGGGTTTGATCATTTAAAAGTCGCGCTCAGTGTGGGGGTGCAAAAAATGGTGCGAGCGGATAAAGGCAGCGCGGGCGTGATGTTTTCTATTGACACTGAAACCGGTTTTAAAGACGCGGTGTTTATCACTTCAGCGTGGGGGTTGGGCGAAAATGTGGTGGGCGGCACGATAAACCCCGATGAATTTTATGTGTTTAAGCCCACTTTAGAGCAAAACAAACGCCCCATTATCAAACGCCAACTCGGCAACAAAACGCAAAAAATGGTCTATGCCCCAAGAGGTAGCGAACACCCTACTAGAAACATTAAAACCACCAAAAAAGAATGGCAGTCCTTTTCATTGCGCGATGAAGACGTGCTGATTTTAGCCAAATACGCCATTGAAATTGAAAAACATTACTCTAAAGAAGCCAAACAATACCGCCCCATGGATATAGAATGGGCTAAAGATGGCGATAGCGGGGAAATCTTTATCGTTCAAGCGCGCCCAGAAACCGTTCAAAGCCAAAAAAGTAAAGAAGAAAATCAAGTCTTTGAAAAATTCAAATTCAAAAACCCTAACGAAAAGAAAGAGATTATCTTACAAGGCAGAGCGATTGGGAGTAAAATCGGCTCAGGGAAAGTGCGCATCATCAATGATTTGGAGCATATGAATTCTTTTAAAGAGGGCGAAATTTTAGTTACGGATAACACCGACCCAGATTGGGAGCCTTGCATGAAAAAAGCGAGCGCGGTTATCACCAATCGTGGGGGGCGCACTTGCCATGCTGCTATTGTGGCTAGAGAAATTGGCGTGCCAGCCATTGTTGGCGTGAGTGGGGCGACTGATAGCCTTTATACCGGCATGGAAATCACGGTTTCTTGCGCTGAGGGCGAAGAGGGCTATGTGTATGCGGGCATTTATGAGCATGAAATTGAAAGGGTGGAGCTTTCTAACATGCAAGAAACTCAAACAAAAATTTATATTAATATTGGAAACCCTGAAAAAGCCTTTGGCTTTTCTCAACTCCCTAATCACGGCGTAGGGCTGGCCAGAATGGAAATGATTATTTTAAATCAAATCAAAGCCCACCCCTTAGCTTTAGTGGATTTGCACCACAAAAAAAGCGTGAAAGAAAAAAATGAAATTGAAAACCTTATGGCAGGCTATGCTAACCCTAAAGATTTTTTTGTGAAAAAAATCGCTGAAGGCATTGGCATGATCAGCGCAGCGTTTTACCCTAAACCTGTGATTGTAAGGACTAGCGATTTCAAATCCAATGAATACATGCGCATGCTTGGCGGCTCTAGTTATGAACCCAATGAAGAAAACCCCATGCTTGGCTATAGAGGGGCTAGTCGGTATTATTCAGAGAGCTACAATGAAGCGTTTTCGTGGGAGTGTGAAGCTTTAGCGTTAGTGAGGGAAGAAATGGGCTTAACGAACATGAAAGTGATGATCCCTTTTTTGCGCACCATTGAAGAGGGTAAAAAAGTCCTAGAAATCTTAAGAAAAAACAATTTAGAATCCGGTAAAAACGGGCTTGAAATTTATATCATGTGTGAATTGCCGGTGAATGTCATTTTGGCTGATGATTTCTTAAGCTTGTTTGATGGCTTTTCTATTGGATCAAACGATTTAACCCAGCTCACTTTAGGCGTGGATAGAGACAGCGAGTTAGTCAGCCATGTCTTTGATGAAAGGAATGAAGCGATGCTAAAAATGTTTAAAAAAGCGATTGAAGCTTGTAAAAGGCACAACAAATATTGCGGAATTTGCGGGCAAGCCCCAAGCGATTACCCTGAAGTGACAGAGTTTTTAGTCAAAGAAGGCATCACTTCCATTTCTTTAAACCCTGATAGCGTGATCCCCACTTGGAACGCTGTAGCCAAGTTAGAAAAAGAGTTGAAAGAACATGGCTTAACTTGA
- the rplT gene encoding 50S ribosomal protein L20 encodes MRVKTGVVRRRRHKKVLKLARGFYSGRRKHFRKAKEQLERSMYYAFRDRKQKKREFRSLWVVRINAACRMHETSYSRFMHALKVANIELDRKVLADMAMNDMQAFKSVLESVKEHL; translated from the coding sequence ATGAGAGTTAAAACAGGCGTTGTGCGCAGAAGACGCCATAAAAAAGTCTTAAAACTCGCTAGAGGGTTTTATAGTGGCAGAAGAAAGCATTTTAGAAAGGCTAAAGAACAGCTTGAAAGAAGCATGTATTACGCCTTTAGGGATCGCAAACAAAAGAAAAGAGAATTCAGGAGTTTGTGGGTGGTAAGGATTAATGCGGCTTGCAGAATGCATGAAACAAGTTATTCGCGTTTCATGCATGCCTTAAAAGTGGCTAATATTGAATTAGACCGCAAGGTTTTAGCAGATATGGCGATGAATGACATGCAAGCCTTTAAGAGCGTGTTAGAGAGCGTGAAAGAGCATCTTTGA